The Streptomyces tendae DNA segment CACTGACCGGGAGGCCACGCGCCCGGACGCACCGGCGTCCGGGCGCGTGACGCGTCGGCGCGCGCCCCCCGCACGGCCGCGCGGGCGCGTCCGGGTGAACCCGTCGGCGCCCCGGGTGATCCTCGGCGAAAAGGAGACAGAGGATGTCCGGCTTACCCGTCAGGCTCGTCGTCGACGGACGAGACACAGGGAACGGAAGGCCGGGAACACATGACACAGCCGTTGCGGGACAAGGTGGCGCTGGTGGCCGGGGCGACCCGGGGAGCCGGACGGGGCATCGCCGTGGAACTCGGCGCGGCGGGTGCCACGGTGTACGTCACGGGCCGCAGCACCCGCGCCCGCCGCTCCGAGTACGACCGTCCCGAGACGATCGAGGACACCGCCGATCTGGTCACCGAGGCCGGCGGCCGGGGTATCGCCGTACCCACCGACCACCTGGAACCGGCGCAGGTGAAGGCGCTCGTCGACCGGATCGCCGCCGAACAGGGCCGGCTCGACGTCCTCGTCAACGACATCTGGGGCGGCGAGACGCTCTTCGCGTGGGAGGCCCCCGTCTGGGAGCACGACCTCGACAAGGGCCTGCGGCTGCTGCGCCTCGCGGTGGAGACCCACGCGATCACCAGCCATCACGCGCTGCCGCTGCTGCTGCGCCGCCCCGGCGGACTGGTCGTCGAGGTCACCGACGGCACCGCCGAGTACAACCGCGACCACTACCGGGTGTCGTTCTTCTACGACCTGGCCAAGTCCTCGGTGCTCCGCATGGCGTTCGCCCTCGGCCACGAACTCGGCCCGCGTGGCGCGACCGCCGTCGCCCTCACCCCGGGCTGGCTGCGCTCGGAGATCATGCTCGAGCACTTCGGCGTGCGGGAGGACAACTGGCGCGACGCGCTGGAGAAGGTGCCGCACTTCGCCATCTCCGAGACACCGCGCTACGTGGGCCGCGCCGTCGCCGCGCTCGCCGCCGACCCGGAGGTGGCCCGCTTCAACGGCACCTCCCTCTCCAGCGGCGGCGTCGCCCAGGAGTACGGCTTCACCGACCTCGACGGCAGCCGCCCCGACGCCTGGCGGTACCTGGTGGAGGTGCAGGACCCGGGCCGCCCGGCGGACGTCACCGGCTACCGCTGAAATCCGGGGCGGGCGGTGCGAAAAGGGCTTGCCGTGGTGATCGTAGGAGCGGCTACCTTCACCCCATGACGACGGACACAGGACGCTTCGCGGGGTACGGGGTTCTCATCACCGGGGCGGCACGCGGCATCGGCGCCGCCACCGCCACGCGGTTCGCCGAGGAGGGAGCGGGCGTCCTGATCGCCGACGCCGACCCGGAAGCGGGCCAGCACACGGCGGCGGAGCTGCGCGGACGCGGACTGACGGTGCAGGCCGTCGCCTGCGACGTGTCCGACCGGGCGTCCGTCGAGGCGGCCGTGGCCCACGCCGTCCGCCGCTTCGGTTCGCTCGACGTGCTGGTGAACAACGCCGCGCACTGCACCCCGGACGCGCCCCGCTTCGAGGACGAGCCGGAGGAGGAGTGGGCCGTGGACCTGGACGTCACCCTCACCGGCGCCTACCGGTGCTGCCGCGCCGCCCTGGCACACCTGGAGGCGTCCGGCCGGGGCGCGATCGTCACCGTCGGCTCGGTCAACGGGCTGCAGGACTTCGGCAACCACGCCTACAGCGCCGCCAAGGCGGGTCTGCTCTCCCTCACCCGCACCCTCGCCGGTCACGCGGGACCCCGGGGCGTCCGGGTCAACCTGGTGGCGCCCGGGACGGTCCGTACCCGCGCCTGGCGGGCCGGGACGACGACATGGCGGCGATCTCGAAGCTCTACCCCTGGGCCGGGTCGGCGAGCCGGAGGACATCGCCGCCGCCGTCACGTTCCTCGCCTCCCGTGACGCGTCCTGGATCACCGGCACCACCCTGGTCGTGGACGGCGGCATCACGGCCGTCAACCACGGCTTCCACCGGGCGGTGGACCACCCCGGGAGGTGACGGGCCGTGCAAGCGGGTCGTTAGGCGTGAGGCGGCTCACGGCGAAGTGCCCGGAGCGCCGGACATAACGGTCCGGTTGCGCGTACAACCGAATTTCCTCCAAGCCGTCTACCTGGCAGCGCGTTCTACATACTGGCAGACTGTGCGCGGGCCAGCGCACACCTTCGCGGGAAAGGCGAAACGGACCATGGGGGACATACGTAGACGGGGTGTCGTCGCCCTGGGGGTCACCGCACTGGTGGCCCCGCTCACGCTCGTGCTCGGCGCGTCGCCGGCTCAGGCCGCGAGTTGCACCACCTCGGCGGGGCCGTACCAGAAGAAGGTCGAGAAGTTCCTCGGCCGCCCGGTCGACGGCAAGCAGTCCGCTACCGACTGCAAGGCGATCCGTGCCTTCCAGAACAAGCACGGCATCCGGCCGAACATCGGATACGCGGGCCCCGTGACCTGGGGCGTCATGGATCTGATGAACAAGCAGAAGGCCGTCGGCAAGAACCCGAACAAGGCCGGCAAGTGCCCCACCAACAAGGGGCGTATCGCCTGCGTCAACCTGTCCCTCCAGCTCAGCTGGATCCAGGACGGCAAGAAGCTGGTCTACGGCCCCGTGCCGGTCCGCACCGGACGCAACGGGTACGAGACCCGCACCGGCCTGAAGAAGGTCTACTGGCGGAACAAGAACCACGTCTCGACCATCTACGACGTGCCGATGCCGTACAGCCAGTTCTTCGACGGCGGGCAGGCCTTCCACTCCGTGGGTGTCAGCATGTGGAACCCGCCCGGCTCGCACGGCTGCGTCAACATGACCAAGACCGCGGCCGTGAGGTACTGGTCGCTGCTGAAGAAGGGCGACGACGTCTACGTGTACGGCCGCAAGCCGGGCACCTGAGGTCCCCCGGCGCCCGGCCCGCGGCCGGGCGCCACGCGGCGCGTCGGGTGTGAACTCGCCCACGTTGCTTGCCAGATGGACGTGATCAGCAACACTGTCCGAAATGCCCGATGGGCGTGCGATTACTCACAGCGCCTTCACCTCCGGGGCCGTATGCTTCACGGTATGTCCACCAGTGTTGAACCTTCCTCCGAGCGATCGGCTGCCGAGGTCAACGAGGAGATCCGGGCCCTGTGGCTCCGGTCGGGCGGGACACTCAGCGTCGAACAGCGCGAGGAGTACCAGCGCCTGGTCGAGGAGTGGGCCTCGGCCCTCCCGCAGGCGGCCACGGCAGCCTGACCGTCCTCGGTATCACGATCGGGCACCCGTGAGCGCACGGGTGCCCTTCCCACCTCTCAGCCCCACATCGCCGAGTACTGCCGCCGGTACGCCTTGCGGTCCTGCTCGGCCCTGATCCAGCGGGACGCCACCAGCGCGACCAGGCTCCCGCCCATCACCAGCAGCCCCGGCCCCACGTTCCGCGGGTCGGCCAGCCGCGACAGCAGCGTCGACGGATCCGGCAGGATGTCCCGTACCGGGGCCGACGACCCCGGCGAGGCGGAGTCCGGCGCCGCCACCCCCTGCGCCTGCGACGGCGCGGGAGAGGGGTCCGCCGCGCCCCCGCCCTCCTGGGGCGCCACGATCAGCCGCACGTCCAGGTCGGTCAGCGCCTTCGTCAGCGGCTGGAAGTACGTCGTACCGCCCGCGCGGCAGTCGCCGCTGCCACCGGACGTGACGCCGAGCGCGACACCCTCCGAGAACATCGGCCCGCCACTGTCACCCGGCTCCGCGCACACGTCCGACTCGATCAGCCCGCCGACCGTGCCCTCCGGGTAGTTCACCGTCACGTCGAGCGCGGTCACCTCCCCGTCGCGCAGCCCGCTGGTGCTGCCGCTGCGGAAGATCCGCTGCCCCACGGTCGGGTCGGCCACCCCGGTGATCCGCACCCCCTTGCCGCCGCCCACCGCGACCACACCGGGGTCGGCGCCCGCCGTGCCGCCGGCGTACGCGATCAGCGAGTAGTCGTCCCCCGGGAAACTGCGCCCGACGGTCGTGCCGACCGCCTGCCGGCCCCCGTTGTCGGCGAACCACACCGACCCCTGCGGGCCGCAGTGACCGGCCGTGAGGATGAAGTCCTTCTCCCCGTCGGTCACGTTGAACCCGGCCGAACAGCGCCCGGCCGTCGACAGGATCGGCAGGGCCCCGTTGAGGCGGGTGGTGAAGGCGCCCCGGACCCGCTCCATCCGCACGAAGTCCCCGATGCCGTCCGCGACGTCGGTCAGCGCCGACCAGTCGTCCGCGGTCACCGTGGTGTCGCCGCGCACCACCACCTGGTTGGTCCGGTAGTCCTTGAGCCAGGCGGTGCCGGGCACGCGCCGCGCCGAACTCAGCGTCCTCGTCGCGGAGTCGAAGTCGTCCATGCTGTGGCGCACCATCTTCGGCTCGGCGCCCGCAGCCCGCACCTCGGCCGCCGCGTCCTCGTCGGTGACCGCGACCACCGTCCTGCCGTCCGACCCGATCCAGCTGCCCGCCGTACGGGACGTGCCGAGCCGCTGGACCAGGGCCGCGCCCGGTCCGGCGGCGGCCTTGTCGGCGGGCGACGCGGTGGAGAACGGGACGGCGTCGGGCGTGCCCGGCTCACTGGCCACGGCCCGCGTGACCATCGTGGCGCCCAGCAGGAGTCCGCCGACGGCCGCCAGCCGTGTCACTCGCCGGACCACCCGTCGTCGTGCGTGCCTCATGCATGGCTCCAGAACCTCGACAGCGCGGTGCGGCGCACCGCGGGGCCTCCTCCGAGCCGAGTGCCCCTCGTCCATACGGCCCCGGGGCCCCCCGCGTTCAGTCCGGACGCATGTCGATGTGCGCGGCCTCGCGCTCAACCGGCCGTACGCGCCGAGGAGTCGGGGCGCGCGAGGCCCAGCACGGCCGCGCTGCGGGCGTCCCCCACACCGACGCCGGGTCCACGTAGGGACGCAGCAGCGGGACGAGCCGCGGGTCGCCGAGGCCTCGAGCGGCTTCACCGGCCGCCTTCCGGGCGATCCCGGCGAGGAAGTCCGCCAGCTGCACCCGCGGATCGTCCCGCGCGACGACCAGCCGCACCTCCCGCAGTGCGACACCGGAGCGCCGGGCGGTGTCCTCGATCCAGGCGATGCGCTCGGGCGTCAGCAGGTTCTGCCGGTCGTGCACCAGCCGCACCGGACGGTGCCCGGGCCCGCTCCAGTACGCGGCCGTGGCGACGATCGCCGGGAGCAGCGGGTTGAGGACGGGGATGCGCGCCGCCGGGCCGCCGAGCAGCTCCGCCCGGTAGGCCTCGGCCCGCTCGCGCCCCGCCGTCAGCCGAGCCAGCACCGGCGCGGCCGCCGTACCGGCGTAGGCCCGGCACAGGTCGTCGAGCGTCTCGAAGAACAGCGGCACGGAGGACCCCGGCTCCGCGCCGTTACGGCTGCGCAGCAGCCGGTTGGCCACGGACAGGAACCGCTGCCACCCCTGCG contains these protein-coding regions:
- a CDS encoding SDR family oxidoreductase — encoded protein: MTQPLRDKVALVAGATRGAGRGIAVELGAAGATVYVTGRSTRARRSEYDRPETIEDTADLVTEAGGRGIAVPTDHLEPAQVKALVDRIAAEQGRLDVLVNDIWGGETLFAWEAPVWEHDLDKGLRLLRLAVETHAITSHHALPLLLRRPGGLVVEVTDGTAEYNRDHYRVSFFYDLAKSSVLRMAFALGHELGPRGATAVALTPGWLRSEIMLEHFGVREDNWRDALEKVPHFAISETPRYVGRAVAALAADPEVARFNGTSLSSGGVAQEYGFTDLDGSRPDAWRYLVEVQDPGRPADVTGYR
- a CDS encoding S1 family peptidase yields the protein MRHARRRVVRRVTRLAAVGGLLLGATMVTRAVASEPGTPDAVPFSTASPADKAAAGPGAALVQRLGTSRTAGSWIGSDGRTVVAVTDEDAAAEVRAAGAEPKMVRHSMDDFDSATRTLSSARRVPGTAWLKDYRTNQVVVRGDTTVTADDWSALTDVADGIGDFVRMERVRGAFTTRLNGALPILSTAGRCSAGFNVTDGEKDFILTAGHCGPQGSVWFADNGGRQAVGTTVGRSFPGDDYSLIAYAGGTAGADPGVVAVGGGKGVRITGVADPTVGQRIFRSGSTSGLRDGEVTALDVTVNYPEGTVGGLIESDVCAEPGDSGGPMFSEGVALGVTSGGSGDCRAGGTTYFQPLTKALTDLDVRLIVAPQEGGGAADPSPAPSQAQGVAAPDSASPGSSAPVRDILPDPSTLLSRLADPRNVGPGLLVMGGSLVALVASRWIRAEQDRKAYRRQYSAMWG
- a CDS encoding L,D-transpeptidase family protein, with amino-acid sequence MGDIRRRGVVALGVTALVAPLTLVLGASPAQAASCTTSAGPYQKKVEKFLGRPVDGKQSATDCKAIRAFQNKHGIRPNIGYAGPVTWGVMDLMNKQKAVGKNPNKAGKCPTNKGRIACVNLSLQLSWIQDGKKLVYGPVPVRTGRNGYETRTGLKKVYWRNKNHVSTIYDVPMPYSQFFDGGQAFHSVGVSMWNPPGSHGCVNMTKTAAVRYWSLLKKGDDVYVYGRKPGT